A single window of Cytobacillus luteolus DNA harbors:
- a CDS encoding ABC transporter ATP-binding protein, with amino-acid sequence MLTLNNVEVVYDRVILVLKGLSMEVPKGKIVALLGSNGAGKTTTLKAISGLLKSENGEVTDGFIELNDERIDTNGADVIVKKGIFQCMEGRRVFEHLTVEDNLIAGAHTRKDRKNIKGDIQKVYHYFPKLEMLKNRQAGYLSGGEQQMLAIGRGIMAKPSVLLLDEPSLGLAPLLVKEIFGIIKKINEEEGTTILVVEQNAKVALSIAHYGYIMENGRVVMEGSVDKLLSNQDVREFYLGVSSKGAKNYKDIKSYKRRKRWL; translated from the coding sequence ATGCTAACTTTAAACAACGTCGAAGTAGTGTACGATCGCGTTATATTAGTTTTAAAAGGACTATCGATGGAAGTACCAAAAGGGAAGATCGTCGCTTTATTAGGTAGTAATGGGGCTGGCAAAACAACGACCCTTAAGGCTATTTCAGGTCTTTTAAAAAGTGAGAATGGTGAAGTAACGGATGGTTTTATTGAATTAAATGATGAGCGAATTGATACCAATGGTGCAGATGTTATTGTAAAAAAGGGAATTTTTCAATGTATGGAAGGTCGCCGTGTATTCGAGCACCTTACTGTGGAAGATAATTTAATTGCAGGTGCACATACTCGGAAGGATCGAAAAAATATTAAAGGTGATATACAAAAGGTGTATCACTATTTTCCGAAGTTAGAAATGCTAAAAAACAGGCAGGCTGGTTATTTATCTGGTGGAGAGCAGCAAATGCTCGCAATTGGAAGAGGCATTATGGCAAAACCAAGTGTATTACTTTTAGATGAGCCATCCTTAGGACTTGCGCCATTGTTGGTAAAAGAAATCTTTGGAATCATTAAAAAGATTAATGAAGAAGAAGGGACTACCATTTTGGTTGTCGAGCAAAATGCAAAGGTAGCCCTCTCGATTGCTCATTATGGCTATATCATGGAAAATGGACGTGTTGTTATGGAAGGCTCTGTTGATAAGTTATTATCCAATCAAGATGTGCGTGAATTTTATCTTGGTGTAAGTTCAAAGGGTGCGAAAAACTATAAAGATATTAAATCTTACAAACGTAGAAAGAGGTGGCTATAA
- a CDS encoding NAD(P)/FAD-dependent oxidoreductase, with the protein MKPFIIIGAGILGASTAYHLAKNGAKVLLIDREDKGQATDAAAGIVCPWISQRRNKAWYQLAKNGASYYSSLIPELEKDGEKDTGYKRVGAISLHTDSGKLDKMEERAYKRREDAPEIGEITRLSEVESKKLFPYLDEKFASVHISGAARVNGRALRNALVKGAEKHGAEVLQGNARLEIEAGKVVGVTVGSDSFLGEKVIVTAGAWAKELIRPLGIEFLVDAQKAQIVHLQVDEHETAELPVVMPPNDQYIVAFDEGKIVIGATHENDKGFDKRVTVGGLHEVLDKALGVAPGLEESTVSETRVGFRPFTPGFLPVIGSLPNNDEVLVANGLGASGLTVGPYLGFQLAKLALDQPLNIDLKLYPVSGAIL; encoded by the coding sequence ATGAAACCATTTATTATAATTGGAGCGGGAATTTTAGGAGCGTCGACAGCCTATCATTTGGCAAAAAACGGAGCGAAAGTGCTATTAATTGATCGCGAAGATAAAGGTCAAGCGACGGATGCAGCAGCAGGAATTGTATGTCCTTGGATATCACAACGAAGAAATAAAGCATGGTATCAGCTTGCAAAGAATGGTGCTAGTTACTATTCCTCATTAATTCCTGAGCTAGAAAAGGATGGAGAAAAAGATACAGGCTATAAGAGGGTTGGAGCCATCAGTCTTCATACTGATTCTGGAAAGCTAGATAAAATGGAAGAAAGAGCATATAAAAGGAGAGAAGATGCCCCGGAAATTGGTGAGATTACTCGGTTATCTGAGGTAGAATCAAAGAAGTTATTTCCTTACTTGGATGAAAAATTTGCATCTGTTCATATTAGCGGGGCAGCACGAGTGAATGGCAGAGCACTTCGTAATGCGCTTGTAAAAGGAGCAGAGAAACATGGTGCTGAAGTTTTACAAGGAAATGCTCGTTTAGAAATAGAGGCAGGGAAAGTGGTTGGTGTAACGGTGGGCAGTGATTCTTTTCTAGGTGAGAAAGTGATTGTAACTGCTGGAGCGTGGGCAAAGGAGTTAATTAGACCGCTGGGCATTGAATTCTTAGTAGATGCTCAGAAGGCACAAATTGTACATTTACAAGTTGACGAACATGAAACAGCTGAATTACCTGTGGTTATGCCGCCTAATGATCAGTATATTGTTGCATTTGACGAAGGGAAAATCGTAATTGGAGCCACACATGAAAACGATAAAGGATTCGACAAGCGTGTCACAGTAGGTGGACTTCATGAAGTATTAGATAAAGCGTTAGGAGTTGCACCTGGACTAGAAGAATCTACAGTAAGTGAAACAAGAGTTGGATTCAGACCATTTACCCCAGGATTTCTACCCGTTATTGGTTCGCTTCCGAACAATGATGAAGTATTAGTAGCTAATGGTCTTGGTGCCTCAGGACTAACAGTTGGCCCATATCTAGGGTTCCAGTTAGCCAAACTTGCACTCGACCAACCACTCAATATCGACCTCAAACTCTATCCAGTCTCAGGCGCTATTCTTTAA
- a CDS encoding ABC transporter substrate-binding protein has product MKKFMSISMILLLVLGVMAGCSGGEKASGDEKGTIKIGGLFDLTGGTGDVGTPYAEGEKAYFEHLATKGLVNGYKLELIGDDYAYKIPEAQKLYQKLKSKDKVAGVLGWGTGDTEALRSLVANDKLPYISASYSENLKNLEESPYNFLVAATYSDQARSAIKWIKDNHKGGTPTLALIYNDTAFGKSPIEDAKAFAAENGVEVVDEQIVELSALDATSQLLNMEKKNPDYAIIQQTWGATATILKDAKKLDIDTKFIGLNWATGEGLLPIAGEAAEGFIGVVTHAFPYEDLEGMADIKEYLESKGKTIDDINQKFVQGWVAASIMVEGVKLADDPTTGEGIRKGLEKISNLEFGGLAAPITFTADNHAGTNQIRLAEVKNGKWEVFTDYIGY; this is encoded by the coding sequence ATGAAAAAGTTCATGTCAATCAGTATGATCTTGTTACTAGTACTAGGTGTTATGGCTGGCTGTTCAGGAGGAGAAAAGGCTTCAGGTGATGAAAAAGGTACGATTAAGATCGGTGGACTATTTGACTTAACCGGTGGGACTGGTGATGTAGGCACTCCTTATGCTGAGGGGGAAAAGGCATACTTTGAGCACCTTGCTACAAAGGGTCTTGTAAATGGTTACAAGCTAGAACTAATTGGGGATGATTATGCCTACAAAATTCCAGAAGCCCAAAAGCTATATCAAAAGCTTAAATCAAAAGACAAAGTAGCTGGTGTATTAGGATGGGGTACTGGTGATACCGAAGCACTTCGTAGTTTAGTAGCAAATGACAAATTACCGTACATTTCAGCTTCCTACTCAGAAAACCTTAAAAATCTTGAGGAGAGTCCATACAACTTCTTAGTGGCAGCTACTTATTCTGACCAAGCTCGTTCTGCGATTAAATGGATCAAGGATAATCACAAGGGTGGAACTCCTACACTGGCATTAATTTACAATGACACTGCATTTGGTAAATCACCAATTGAAGATGCAAAAGCATTCGCCGCTGAAAATGGTGTAGAAGTTGTTGATGAGCAGATTGTTGAACTAAGTGCATTAGATGCAACATCTCAATTATTAAACATGGAAAAGAAAAATCCTGACTATGCGATTATTCAACAAACATGGGGTGCTACTGCAACGATCTTAAAGGATGCGAAAAAACTAGACATTGACACGAAGTTTATTGGTTTAAACTGGGCAACAGGGGAAGGCTTACTTCCAATTGCAGGAGAAGCTGCTGAAGGATTTATTGGCGTGGTTACACATGCCTTCCCATATGAAGACTTAGAAGGTATGGCTGATATTAAAGAGTACTTAGAAAGCAAAGGAAAAACGATTGATGACATCAACCAAAAATTCGTTCAAGGCTGGGTAGCAGCATCAATTATGGTTGAAGGTGTGAAATTGGCAGATGACCCAACAACTGGTGAGGGAATCCGTAAAGGATTAGAGAAGATTTCTAACCTAGAGTTTGGTGGATTAGCCGCACCAATTACTTTCACTGCCGACAATCACGCTGGTACAAACCAAATCCGTTTAGCTGAAGTGAAAAACGGAAAGTGGGAAGTATTTACTGACTATATTGGCTATTAA
- a CDS encoding ABC transporter ATP-binding protein has translation MGILEIKDITLRFGGVTALNQVTYEVKEGEIFSLIGPNGAGKTSMLNCISGLYRPTSGAICYKGEDITQLKPHKRAGMGIARAFQNIELFPHLSVLDNLMLGRHARMKTGLLSGGFYWGKAQKEEIEHREKVEEVIDFLEIEDIRNTPVGRLSYGLQKRVEVGRALALEPELLLLDEPMAGMNSEEKEDMARYIIDIHAEKQTTIILIEHDMRVVMDLSDHIAVLDFGKLIGYGTPNEIQNNQQVINAYLGEDEEQVG, from the coding sequence TTGGGGATTTTAGAAATCAAGGATATCACGTTACGTTTCGGGGGTGTTACGGCACTAAATCAGGTTACATATGAGGTAAAAGAAGGTGAGATTTTCTCGTTAATCGGACCAAATGGTGCCGGTAAAACGAGTATGTTGAACTGTATAAGTGGGTTATATCGACCCACGAGTGGTGCCATTTGCTATAAAGGCGAAGATATCACTCAATTAAAACCACATAAACGAGCCGGCATGGGCATTGCTAGAGCTTTCCAAAACATTGAGCTTTTTCCTCATTTATCGGTTTTGGACAACTTAATGCTTGGCAGACATGCAAGAATGAAAACGGGTCTACTTTCAGGCGGATTCTACTGGGGGAAGGCTCAAAAAGAGGAAATTGAGCACAGAGAGAAGGTTGAGGAGGTAATTGACTTTCTTGAAATTGAAGATATCCGAAATACCCCAGTTGGCAGATTGTCTTATGGTTTACAAAAGCGGGTAGAGGTAGGAAGAGCATTAGCACTTGAGCCAGAGCTATTGTTACTTGATGAGCCGATGGCCGGAATGAACAGTGAAGAGAAAGAAGACATGGCTCGTTATATTATTGATATTCATGCTGAAAAACAGACGACCATCATTTTAATCGAGCATGATATGCGAGTCGTAATGGACCTTTCAGATCATATCGCTGTTTTAGACTTCGGAAAGTTAATAGGCTATGGGACACCAAATGAAATACAAAATAATCAACAAGTTATCAATGCTTACTTAGGTGAGGATGAAGAGCAAGTAGGCTAA
- a CDS encoding branched-chain amino acid ABC transporter permease has product MTFFLQMLVTGIVVGSVYALVALGFVLIYKSSDAINFAQGEFLLVGTYVCLTLITAYNIPFLPALLIALLFSAILGFVIERIVLRPFIGEPVISMIMATIGLSSVLAGVVHIIWGHETRVFPKIFSEQPVKFGEVVVAPVYLWSLGIVVVMLLIFTLFFKYSKLGIAMRATADDQQAAMSMGISVKTIFAVSWAIAAIVSAVGGILLGNINGVNASLSAIGLKVLPVAILGGLDSIPGAIVGGLIIGIIESMTGGYLDPLVGGGMKEVMPFILLVFILMFKPYGLFGKKEIERV; this is encoded by the coding sequence ATGACGTTTTTCTTACAAATGTTAGTAACAGGAATCGTTGTAGGTAGTGTGTACGCACTAGTTGCCCTAGGATTTGTATTAATCTATAAATCTAGTGACGCAATTAACTTTGCTCAAGGCGAGTTTTTACTAGTGGGTACGTATGTCTGTTTAACACTCATCACAGCATATAATATTCCATTTCTACCTGCTCTTCTAATTGCATTATTATTTAGTGCCATTTTAGGGTTTGTAATAGAGCGGATTGTTCTCAGGCCCTTTATCGGAGAACCCGTCATATCAATGATTATGGCAACGATTGGACTTTCCAGTGTATTAGCAGGGGTTGTTCATATCATCTGGGGACATGAAACACGTGTTTTCCCTAAAATTTTTTCCGAACAACCAGTTAAGTTTGGTGAAGTAGTTGTAGCACCCGTTTACCTTTGGTCACTAGGGATTGTCGTAGTCATGCTCTTAATTTTCACTCTCTTTTTCAAGTATTCCAAGCTTGGAATTGCGATGCGTGCAACGGCAGATGATCAACAGGCTGCCATGTCTATGGGAATCAGCGTAAAGACAATATTCGCCGTATCATGGGCTATCGCTGCGATTGTTTCTGCAGTTGGAGGTATTTTACTCGGAAACATCAATGGTGTAAATGCATCGTTATCAGCCATCGGACTTAAGGTTTTACCTGTTGCAATTCTTGGAGGTCTCGATAGTATTCCAGGTGCGATTGTAGGGGGATTAATTATCGGAATCATAGAAAGTATGACTGGTGGCTATTTAGATCCATTAGTTGGTGGTGGGATGAAAGAAGTTATGCCATTTATTCTACTGGTCTTTATTTTAATGTTTAAGCCGTATGGATTGTTCGGTAAAAAAGAAATCGAGAGGGTGTAA
- a CDS encoding branched-chain amino acid ABC transporter permease encodes MRNPFVMDCGEFHVNYKQDMNIWKITRVRMRIYAIVLLFAIFPLISSDYIVGLATLCGIAAIGAIGLNILTGFTGQISIGVGAFLGVGGYTSAILTVKLGLSFWIAMPTAGLITALVGALFGIPSLRLKGLYLAIATLAAQVIILFVISRWDSLTGGTAGMVLSRPSVGGFMFASETSYYYLMFIVLLITTVFTLNLFRSRVGRAFIAVRDRDIAAEVMGIDIFKYKVLAFSISSFFVGIAGALLGHYTMIVSPELYSITVSIEFLAMILVGGLGSVFGSIYGAIFITLLPVFLRGGIEVLSGVMPDLANVLVGLKEVVFGLVIILFLIYEPEGLAKMWKNIKDYFKLWPYSY; translated from the coding sequence ATGCGAAATCCATTCGTAATGGATTGTGGTGAATTCCATGTTAACTACAAGCAAGACATGAACATTTGGAAAATTACCCGTGTTAGAATGCGAATTTACGCAATCGTTCTACTCTTTGCGATTTTCCCTCTAATTTCTTCGGATTATATCGTGGGACTTGCCACTTTGTGTGGGATAGCAGCAATTGGAGCGATCGGGTTAAATATTTTAACAGGTTTTACAGGACAAATCTCAATTGGGGTTGGTGCTTTCTTAGGGGTTGGAGGCTATACGTCAGCTATTTTAACTGTAAAGCTAGGCTTAAGTTTTTGGATAGCGATGCCCACAGCTGGATTAATAACCGCGCTTGTAGGTGCACTATTTGGAATTCCTTCTCTGCGTTTAAAAGGACTTTACCTAGCCATTGCAACTCTAGCAGCTCAAGTAATCATCTTGTTTGTCATTTCAAGATGGGATTCGTTGACAGGTGGAACAGCTGGAATGGTACTTTCTAGACCTAGTGTCGGTGGATTCATGTTTGCGAGTGAAACAAGTTATTACTATCTAATGTTTATTGTATTACTTATTACGACAGTTTTTACGTTGAATTTGTTTAGGTCTAGAGTGGGCCGAGCCTTTATCGCGGTACGTGACCGTGACATAGCTGCAGAAGTGATGGGTATTGATATCTTCAAATACAAAGTGTTGGCTTTTTCAATCAGCTCTTTCTTCGTAGGAATTGCTGGTGCTTTGCTTGGCCATTACACGATGATTGTTAGCCCTGAGCTATACAGCATAACGGTTTCTATTGAATTCTTAGCAATGATTTTAGTAGGTGGTCTAGGAAGTGTGTTCGGATCGATTTATGGTGCAATCTTTATTACGTTACTACCAGTTTTCCTCCGTGGTGGAATCGAGGTTTTAAGTGGAGTAATGCCGGACCTAGCGAATGTACTAGTAGGGTTAAAGGAAGTGGTTTTTGGATTAGTTATTATCCTATTCCTAATCTATGAGCCTGAAGGTCTAGCGAAAATGTGGAAGAATATTAAAGATTACTTTAAGCTCTGGCCGTATTCCTACTAG
- a CDS encoding AMP-binding protein: MSNMTFPQVLRENSRLKGSKVAYREKDYGIWNEVTYHQYYEHVQHFSLGLAKLGLNRGDKLAIIGDNRPEWVISELAAQSLGGISVGIFQESLPNEIAYILDNCDASIVVVEDQEQVDKLYEVMDQIKKVKTIIYYDPRGMRNYKAENLLFFDDVLKIGKEHNKENPTFFEKELNKGTYEDLAILSYTSGTTGNPKGTMLSYQNLFDMAHNLTSFDPLDGNDEYLSFLPLAWIGEQMMTIATGLSSGMTINFPEEPTTVLENLREIGPQVMFSPPRIYEDMVSKFQVRIQDAGWFKRKVYEWCKPIGEKVAKAKFNKEEIPRGLRMKYKLADYFLFSAIRDHLGLLRIKRAYTGGAPLGPDVFTFFHSIGVNVKSIYGQTEVSGISIVHRDGDIKLDSVGTPIPGTEVKILDKGEVLIKSSSVCLGYYKNEQSTKETIEDGWLHTGDAGRMDEEGHLYIIDRLKDVIRLHTGEMFSPQFIENKLKFSPYIQEAVATGRDRPYVVAMINIDMENVGRWAEKKQIGYTTYTDLSSKPAVLELIQEQVNEVNRSLPEKARIKKFVLLYKELDADDEELTRTKKVRRQFVAKKYEKLIDGIYSESDQIDVEGRIKYRDGNEQLIQTTLRVIFMDEGEGAA, translated from the coding sequence ATGTCAAACATGACATTTCCTCAAGTATTAAGGGAAAATAGTAGATTAAAGGGTTCGAAGGTAGCTTATCGAGAAAAGGATTATGGAATTTGGAATGAAGTTACCTATCATCAATACTACGAACATGTGCAACATTTTAGTTTAGGGCTTGCAAAACTAGGATTAAATCGTGGAGATAAGCTAGCGATTATCGGTGACAATCGCCCAGAGTGGGTCATCAGTGAGTTAGCCGCTCAAAGCTTAGGTGGAATATCCGTAGGGATTTTCCAGGAATCTCTTCCTAATGAAATTGCTTATATTCTTGATAATTGTGATGCTTCAATCGTTGTTGTAGAAGATCAGGAACAAGTCGATAAGCTTTATGAAGTGATGGATCAGATTAAGAAGGTCAAAACAATCATCTATTATGATCCAAGAGGAATGAGAAATTATAAAGCTGAAAATCTCTTATTCTTTGATGACGTACTAAAAATAGGGAAGGAACATAACAAAGAAAACCCTACATTTTTTGAAAAAGAACTTAATAAGGGAACCTATGAGGATTTAGCGATTCTATCTTATACTTCTGGAACGACAGGAAATCCTAAGGGAACTATGCTAAGTTATCAAAACCTATTTGATATGGCGCATAACCTAACCTCATTTGATCCATTAGATGGTAATGACGAATACCTCTCTTTTTTACCGCTAGCATGGATTGGTGAGCAAATGATGACCATTGCCACCGGACTATCAAGTGGGATGACGATTAATTTTCCAGAAGAACCAACGACTGTATTGGAAAACCTTCGTGAAATCGGGCCACAGGTTATGTTTTCACCTCCACGAATCTATGAAGATATGGTTTCAAAATTTCAAGTGCGAATCCAGGATGCCGGCTGGTTTAAGCGTAAAGTGTATGAATGGTGCAAGCCGATTGGTGAAAAAGTAGCCAAAGCTAAGTTCAATAAGGAAGAAATTCCACGTGGATTGAGAATGAAGTATAAACTAGCAGACTACTTTTTATTTTCTGCGATACGCGACCATCTTGGGTTACTGCGTATTAAACGTGCCTATACAGGAGGAGCGCCACTAGGTCCAGATGTATTTACATTTTTTCATAGCATTGGGGTTAATGTAAAAAGTATTTACGGTCAGACTGAGGTATCAGGAATCTCGATTGTTCACCGAGATGGTGATATTAAGCTTGATAGTGTTGGGACTCCGATACCTGGTACTGAAGTAAAAATTTTGGATAAAGGTGAGGTTCTCATTAAAAGCTCTAGTGTGTGCTTAGGGTATTACAAAAATGAGCAGTCAACCAAGGAAACAATTGAGGACGGTTGGCTACACACAGGGGATGCAGGAAGAATGGATGAAGAGGGACATCTGTATATCATCGATCGCTTGAAAGACGTAATTCGTCTACATACAGGTGAAATGTTTTCTCCTCAATTTATTGAGAATAAATTAAAGTTCAGTCCTTACATCCAAGAAGCAGTTGCGACAGGAAGAGATCGTCCTTACGTTGTTGCAATGATTAATATTGATATGGAAAATGTCGGCCGTTGGGCAGAGAAAAAACAAATTGGATATACAACTTATACAGATTTATCATCTAAACCTGCTGTTCTTGAACTTATTCAAGAACAGGTCAATGAGGTAAATAGGTCCCTACCTGAAAAAGCCCGCATTAAAAAGTTTGTTCTGCTTTATAAAGAATTAGACGCAGATGATGAAGAGTTAACTCGTACGAAAAAAGTACGAAGACAGTTTGTGGCTAAAAAGTATGAAAAGCTTATTGATGGAATCTATTCAGAAAGTGACCAAATCGATGTGGAAGGGCGAATTAAATATCGTGACGGGAATGAACAACTGATTCAAACAACACTTCGAGTAATCTTTATGGATGAAGGCGAGGGAGCAGCTTAA
- a CDS encoding phenylacetate--CoA ligase family protein, with amino-acid sequence MSSIQELISYAYEHAEGFKVVMEVQELTPDRITTVEDLVKIPVLKKDRLPDLQQENLPFAGLSTRSTAEMARVFMSPGPIYDPQTHEDDFWRFSEALEAAGFNENDIVQNTFSYHLSPAGFMFDSALRKLGATVIPAGTGNRELQLQVMKDIKVTGYVGTPSFFTILLDTAVEKGWVKGGELALSKAFFTAEMTPVALRQRCEELGIQVFEGYGTADCGCIAFEDKEGPGLKITSSAIVQICDPVSGELVDDGEGEVVVTLFDKSYPLIRFGTGDLSKWVEGYEGERIVGVLGRVSDGVKVKGMFVREKQLAAVLANEGYTSFQALVSSRENQDQLEITVESATELNQDLVSKLQDVIRVSPIVKRVNIGELSKREKLLVDERVRP; translated from the coding sequence TTGTCATCGATTCAAGAATTGATATCCTATGCGTATGAACATGCAGAGGGCTTTAAGGTTGTAATGGAGGTACAAGAACTAACTCCTGATAGAATTACAACTGTAGAGGATCTCGTAAAAATTCCTGTGTTAAAAAAGGATAGATTACCAGATTTGCAACAGGAGAATCTACCTTTTGCAGGATTGTCAACCCGTTCTACAGCTGAAATGGCAAGGGTATTTATGTCACCAGGTCCAATCTATGATCCTCAAACACATGAGGATGATTTTTGGAGATTTTCAGAAGCACTTGAGGCTGCTGGTTTTAATGAGAATGATATTGTTCAAAATACATTCTCTTACCACCTGTCACCTGCTGGTTTTATGTTTGATTCTGCCTTGAGAAAGCTAGGTGCGACTGTTATTCCAGCTGGAACAGGCAATCGAGAGCTGCAACTCCAGGTTATGAAGGATATAAAAGTAACTGGTTATGTAGGTACACCAAGCTTTTTTACCATTCTACTAGATACTGCTGTGGAAAAAGGTTGGGTGAAGGGGGGAGAACTAGCCTTGTCAAAGGCATTTTTCACAGCGGAGATGACACCTGTGGCATTACGTCAAAGGTGTGAAGAATTAGGTATTCAAGTTTTTGAGGGATATGGTACGGCAGATTGTGGCTGTATTGCTTTTGAAGATAAGGAAGGACCAGGGTTAAAGATTACAAGCTCCGCCATCGTTCAAATTTGTGACCCGGTATCTGGTGAATTGGTTGATGATGGAGAAGGGGAAGTTGTTGTTACGTTATTTGATAAAAGCTATCCTCTGATACGTTTTGGAACAGGGGATTTATCAAAATGGGTTGAAGGCTATGAGGGAGAACGGATTGTGGGGGTTCTAGGCCGTGTAAGTGATGGAGTTAAAGTGAAGGGGATGTTTGTTAGAGAAAAACAGCTTGCTGCTGTACTGGCAAACGAAGGTTATACATCTTTTCAAGCCCTTGTTTCGAGTAGGGAAAATCAAGATCAATTAGAGATAACTGTTGAATCAGCTACTGAATTGAATCAAGATCTTGTTAGCAAACTTCAAGATGTGATAAGAGTGAGCCCTATTGTTAAAAGGGTAAACATTGGAGAATTATCGAAAAGGGAAAAACTACTCGTTGATGAGCGAGTGCGTCCATAA
- a CDS encoding aldo/keto reductase, whose product MPKSLMDTTTLHNGVKMPWFGLGVFKVEEGSEVIESVKAAIKNGYRSIDTAAIYQNEEGVGQGIKESGVARDELFITTKVWNSEQGYDTTLQAFETSLSKLGLDYLDLYLIHWPGLDSSKFKDTWKAIEKLYKDGRVRAIGVSNFHVHQLQELIKDAEVKPMVNQVEFHPHLTQRELLAYCQSEGIQLEAWSPLKQGQLLSDPTINEIAEKYQKSTAQIILRWDLQNKVVTIPKSIKEHRIIENADVFDFELSAEDMERISGLNKDERVGPNPDEFNRGFEE is encoded by the coding sequence GTGCCTAAAAGCTTAATGGATACAACAACATTACATAATGGAGTAAAGATGCCTTGGTTTGGACTCGGTGTTTTTAAAGTTGAAGAAGGGTCCGAGGTTATTGAATCAGTAAAGGCTGCTATTAAAAATGGGTATCGAAGCATTGATACTGCTGCTATTTATCAAAATGAAGAAGGTGTAGGACAAGGAATTAAAGAATCAGGTGTTGCTCGTGATGAGCTATTCATAACTACAAAGGTTTGGAATTCAGAGCAAGGCTATGACACTACATTACAGGCTTTTGAAACAAGCCTTAGCAAGTTAGGTCTTGATTATTTAGATTTGTACTTAATTCATTGGCCAGGTTTAGATAGCAGCAAGTTTAAAGATACATGGAAGGCTATTGAAAAATTATATAAAGATGGTCGAGTTCGTGCTATTGGCGTGAGTAATTTCCATGTTCACCAGTTACAAGAACTGATTAAAGATGCTGAGGTTAAGCCTATGGTTAACCAGGTTGAGTTTCATCCGCATTTAACACAAAGGGAGTTATTAGCTTACTGTCAAAGTGAGGGAATTCAACTCGAGGCATGGTCACCATTAAAACAAGGTCAGCTTTTAAGTGACCCAACCATTAATGAGATTGCTGAAAAATATCAAAAATCCACTGCTCAGATTATTTTACGATGGGATTTACAAAATAAAGTTGTAACGATTCCTAAATCGATTAAAGAACATCGTATTATTGAAAATGCTGATGTATTTGACTTTGAACTTTCAGCTGAGGATATGGAACGAATTAGTGGGTTGAACAAGGATGAACGTGTCGGACCCAACCCGGATGAATTTAATCGTGGGTTTGAAGAATAA
- a CDS encoding EthD family reductase, which yields MAKVVIMYEKPKDVEGFEKHYFKVHVPLGKKIPNLKKDSIHRVIQNENTDLNLYLITILEFENMSTLIDSLASPEAKATEEDGKELFQYLHKPPIITIIE from the coding sequence ATGGCTAAGGTGGTCATAATGTACGAGAAACCAAAAGATGTTGAAGGGTTTGAGAAGCATTATTTTAAAGTTCATGTGCCTCTAGGAAAAAAGATTCCGAATTTGAAAAAGGATTCCATTCACAGAGTGATCCAAAATGAAAATACAGATCTTAATCTATATTTAATAACAATACTTGAATTTGAGAATATGAGTACACTTATTGATTCACTAGCTAGCCCAGAAGCGAAAGCGACAGAAGAAGATGGCAAAGAACTATTCCAATACCTTCACAAGCCACCCATCATCACTATAATAGAATAA
- a CDS encoding metallophosphoesterase family protein: MKIIVLSDTHMPKRGKKLPDLLVKQLANADLIIHAGDWTDLEVLTQLEKYGTVVGVSGNVDTPEVSQLFGDKKVLQLNGFKIGIVHGHIGKKKTTQERALEAFNDPSLDVIIFGHSHIPYQEYHEGTLLFNPGSPTDKRFQKEYSFGILELNDKIHADICYYHDKT; encoded by the coding sequence ATGAAGATTATTGTCCTCTCAGACACTCATATGCCCAAACGTGGAAAAAAGCTCCCAGATTTGTTAGTAAAGCAGCTAGCAAATGCAGATTTAATTATTCATGCTGGCGATTGGACTGACCTAGAAGTCCTTACTCAACTCGAAAAATACGGTACGGTCGTTGGAGTGAGTGGAAATGTTGACACTCCGGAGGTTAGCCAACTCTTTGGAGATAAAAAGGTGCTGCAACTTAATGGCTTTAAAATCGGAATTGTTCACGGCCATATCGGCAAAAAGAAAACAACACAAGAGCGCGCACTTGAGGCCTTTAACGATCCTAGTCTTGACGTTATTATATTTGGTCACTCTCATATTCCATACCAGGAATACCACGAAGGTACTTTATTGTTTAATCCTGGTTCTCCTACTGATAAACGATTTCAGAAGGAGTATTCATTTGGGATACTTGAACTAAATGACAAGATACATGCTGATATTTGTTATTATCATGATAAAACATAA